Proteins co-encoded in one Coraliomargarita parva genomic window:
- a CDS encoding YrbL family protein, whose protein sequence is MIELTPELLFAVGGHRSCYRHPGDPQKCIKVLHEPWQEIGRRIRDPLRHVRRRVNYDENLSELKSIHKMEHKLGKQLQDHFPKAYGMVPTNLGEGLVCDFICNADGSPAPTLKSLLWQEGLSDEVQAALDRFWDFLLQHRVIVRNPHPHNIVIRTTEAGAIEAYLIDGFGRADFLPFVEWFPSLTIRKLKARRARQKRQIQKHLKDIQAGISLKGKGVLLEAGPE, encoded by the coding sequence ATGATCGAACTGACTCCGGAACTGCTGTTTGCCGTCGGAGGACATCGCTCCTGCTACCGACATCCGGGAGATCCGCAAAAATGTATCAAGGTTCTGCACGAGCCCTGGCAGGAAATCGGCCGCCGGATCCGCGATCCTCTCCGCCATGTTCGGCGTCGCGTCAATTATGACGAGAACTTGAGCGAGCTGAAGTCCATCCACAAGATGGAGCATAAACTCGGCAAACAGCTTCAAGACCACTTCCCCAAAGCCTATGGTATGGTGCCAACCAATCTGGGTGAAGGCCTGGTTTGCGATTTCATTTGTAATGCTGACGGCAGCCCTGCCCCAACTCTCAAAAGCCTGCTGTGGCAGGAGGGCCTCAGTGACGAAGTCCAAGCCGCATTGGACAGATTCTGGGACTTTTTGCTACAGCACAGAGTCATCGTGCGCAACCCCCACCCGCACAACATCGTCATCCGCACGACTGAGGCCGGAGCGATTGAAGCATATTTAATCGATGGCTTTGGCCGCGCCGATTTCCTTCCCTTCGTTGAGTGGTTCCCGTCCCTGACCATCCGCAAACTCAAGGCGCGACGAGCCCGTCAAAAAAGGCAGATCCAGAAGCATCTGAAAGACATCCAGGCAGGTATCAGCCTCAAGGGCAAAGGTGTGCTACTGGAAGCCGGCCCCGAATAA
- a CDS encoding YrbL family protein — translation MSEAPIQLSNTDYFSKGGNRLCYVSPETPNICLKVHQEHRTPELRRRRKSWWGRLKPLARYDENLQEYVSLGYLHSHLPHAARQHLPETYGLVSTDLGQAHATELIRDQDGKISQTIEQYIWENGMDSKIREALARFREAWLAGGAPTRDLLPHNLLLQLGQASNRIVLIDGYGRPEAWRPGPKFSPKHAAKRLKGLQRRIELVLERKASQEGPKGRLSNLNREL, via the coding sequence GTGAGTGAAGCTCCAATCCAGTTATCCAACACCGATTACTTCAGCAAAGGAGGCAACCGGCTCTGCTATGTCAGCCCGGAAACCCCAAACATCTGCCTAAAGGTCCATCAAGAGCACCGCACTCCCGAGCTTAGACGCCGAAGAAAATCCTGGTGGGGGCGTCTCAAGCCTCTCGCCCGCTACGATGAAAATCTACAGGAATACGTTTCGCTCGGCTATCTCCACTCGCATCTGCCGCATGCCGCACGCCAACATCTACCAGAAACCTACGGCTTAGTATCCACCGATCTCGGACAGGCCCATGCCACCGAGCTCATTCGGGATCAGGACGGCAAGATTTCGCAGACAATCGAGCAATATATCTGGGAAAACGGGATGGACTCGAAAATTCGAGAGGCCCTCGCCCGTTTCAGGGAAGCCTGGCTGGCCGGCGGCGCTCCGACACGCGACCTGCTGCCCCACAACCTGCTTCTGCAACTGGGGCAGGCCTCGAACCGGATCGTGCTAATCGACGGCTATGGACGGCCCGAAGCGTGGCGGCCCGGCCCGAAATTCTCACCGAAGCATGCCGCCAAACGACTCAAGGGGCTCCAACGCCGGATTGAGCTCGTACTCGAAAGAAAAGCTTCCCAAGAAGGTCCCAAAGGGCGATTATCCAATTTGAACCGCGAACTCTGA
- a CDS encoding sulfotransferase domain-containing protein encodes MDRSKFKRKEKTIYSRIITAKLKRKMRGPFARMTASRRQLPGYIVVGTHKGGTSSIQSYLIQHPQLFGGTHKELHFFDYQYHRGLDWYRSIFPRAKNLPEGSLTGEATPLYMVHPLVPARIAECIPDVKLIFLLRDPVQRSISHYYHQVRRGREKLSIADGFAAEDERVLPEKKRLLAGEIFKPEGFRRFSYRERSHYAEQLERWFQYFPREQCFIDTSERFYADTAGFLRDVFEFLGVDPDATIPDLKPRNVGIPRDEDSEIRQMLSEYFKPHNQRLEKLLGRSFDWQ; translated from the coding sequence ATGGACCGTTCCAAGTTTAAGCGTAAGGAGAAAACCATCTATTCGCGCATCATTACCGCAAAGCTCAAGCGGAAGATGCGTGGACCATTCGCCCGCATGACGGCAAGCCGTCGCCAACTGCCGGGTTACATCGTAGTGGGTACCCATAAAGGGGGAACCTCCTCGATTCAAAGTTACCTGATCCAGCACCCGCAGCTCTTCGGGGGAACGCATAAGGAACTCCATTTCTTCGATTATCAGTACCATCGCGGCTTGGATTGGTACCGAAGTATCTTTCCGCGGGCTAAAAATCTGCCTGAAGGGAGCCTGACTGGTGAGGCGACGCCCCTCTATATGGTGCATCCGCTCGTTCCGGCCAGGATCGCTGAATGCATTCCCGATGTGAAGCTGATCTTCCTGCTTCGCGACCCTGTGCAGCGCTCCATCTCCCACTATTACCACCAGGTCCGGCGTGGACGTGAAAAGCTGTCGATTGCCGATGGCTTTGCCGCTGAAGATGAACGCGTGCTGCCCGAAAAGAAACGCTTGTTGGCTGGTGAAATCTTCAAGCCGGAAGGTTTCCGGCGTTTCTCTTACCGTGAACGCAGTCACTATGCGGAGCAATTGGAGCGCTGGTTCCAGTATTTCCCGCGAGAGCAGTGCTTTATTGATACCAGTGAACGTTTCTACGCGGATACCGCCGGCTTTCTTCGGGATGTTTTTGAGTTTCTTGGAGTGGATCCGGATGCCACGATTCCTGATTTGAAGCCACGTAACGTGGGGATACCCCGAGATGAAGACTCGGAGATCCGCCAAATGCTGAGCGAATATTTTAAACCGCATAATCAACGTTTGGAGAAACTTCTTGGGCGGAGTTTCGATTGGCAGTAA
- a CDS encoding glycosyltransferase translates to MRILQVGYAQTRRWGKARVSTEHKLYNGLVRNCHNVLHYSDRDMAAFLAPFGLRDLGKGKSNRKLVEVASNFRPDLILLGHCDIIRNETLLEIRRLLPEVRIAYRNVDPLFVPHNVEAIHRRKEVVDTIFVTTAGPGLDPFKGYRATVHYMPNPTDVAIEFLENASRVDLPIDLFFCGNSNEHTTRKDTVVALSEQLRDSDLVFKTYGFFGEPNVWGRDYDAVLAQSKMGLNLNRQEGDFLYSSARLAQLMGNGIVPAIHRACQMQVLLGEERAVFFDSVEELIPKLKELHADDAQRRALAAEGQRFYREHFCSERVAQYIVERTMGIPFSHDYIWQQF, encoded by the coding sequence ATGAGGATTTTACAGGTAGGATATGCGCAAACCCGTCGCTGGGGAAAGGCCCGGGTCAGCACCGAGCACAAGCTTTATAATGGCTTGGTCCGGAACTGCCACAATGTGCTCCATTACAGTGATCGTGACATGGCGGCCTTTTTGGCGCCGTTCGGGTTGCGGGACCTCGGAAAAGGGAAGTCGAACCGGAAGCTGGTCGAGGTGGCGTCTAATTTTAGGCCCGATCTGATCCTGCTGGGGCATTGCGATATTATTCGGAATGAAACACTGCTGGAAATCCGGCGCTTGCTCCCTGAGGTGCGGATCGCCTACCGTAACGTGGATCCGCTGTTTGTGCCACATAATGTCGAGGCCATCCACCGGCGTAAGGAGGTCGTGGATACGATCTTTGTCACTACCGCTGGTCCGGGGCTGGATCCGTTTAAGGGCTATCGGGCGACGGTTCACTACATGCCGAATCCGACGGACGTGGCGATTGAGTTTCTGGAAAATGCCAGCCGTGTGGATCTTCCCATCGATCTTTTCTTCTGCGGTAATAGCAATGAGCACACCACTAGAAAGGACACTGTGGTCGCGCTTTCCGAACAGCTGAGGGATAGTGACCTGGTCTTCAAGACCTATGGCTTCTTCGGCGAGCCGAATGTCTGGGGGCGTGATTACGACGCGGTCCTGGCACAAAGCAAAATGGGCCTGAACCTAAACCGGCAGGAAGGCGATTTTCTCTACTCTTCCGCGCGTTTGGCCCAGCTTATGGGGAACGGTATTGTTCCGGCTATTCACCGGGCTTGCCAGATGCAGGTCTTGCTGGGGGAGGAACGTGCCGTTTTCTTTGACTCCGTTGAAGAATTGATTCCTAAGTTGAAGGAACTGCATGCGGACGACGCCCAGAGGCGTGCGCTTGCTGCAGAAGGCCAACGTTTTTATCGGGAGCATTTCTGCTCAGAGCGAGTGGCGCAATATATCGTTGAGCGAACCATGGGCATTCCATTCAGTCATGACTACATCTGGCAGCAATTCTAA
- a CDS encoding glycosyltransferase codes for MTTSGSNSKGRTLHIFECSTLLHGPMWLELFIGALQARFEQIVITLPDVESYAGFIEKYRTHNQVSLRPYPIVDEVRNRAQALKFFHDVKADCTLVTYWDHMAKPQWWSKMEGVEGEVWAVCFLSPLAADSSLWSRLFSRKARKRHANKKIFIETPPFLTKMFCLDPLLVEYFNAAGRLRCQLLPDPWLGESLNLSKEEARRQLGLPDDKTIYLHLGGHYTRKGLGDAVEVWESGELPPSAYLLRAGVTRDSYLQRLQDLEARGVAGLINRFLTDEELNLYLCAADWILLPYRDHLGSSGLLCGAAAMGRPVICSFAGVLGTTVKENGLGLLFRHKSVPDLKRVVQESMELDPDSFQAGLQAYRNEHSEANFHRCVRAGADA; via the coding sequence ATGACTACATCTGGCAGCAATTCTAAGGGACGGACACTCCATATTTTCGAGTGCAGCACGCTGCTTCATGGGCCGATGTGGCTGGAGCTTTTTATCGGGGCATTGCAGGCGCGTTTTGAGCAGATTGTCATTACGCTGCCGGATGTAGAGTCGTATGCAGGCTTTATTGAGAAGTATCGTACGCACAATCAGGTGAGCCTGCGCCCTTATCCGATCGTTGATGAGGTGCGGAATCGTGCCCAGGCGCTTAAATTCTTTCATGATGTTAAAGCGGACTGCACGCTGGTGACCTACTGGGACCATATGGCAAAACCTCAGTGGTGGTCGAAGATGGAAGGTGTCGAAGGTGAAGTCTGGGCGGTGTGTTTCCTTTCGCCCCTGGCGGCCGATTCCAGTTTGTGGAGCCGGCTGTTTTCCCGTAAGGCGAGGAAACGTCATGCAAATAAGAAAATTTTCATCGAAACGCCTCCTTTCCTGACGAAAATGTTCTGTCTCGACCCACTCTTGGTCGAATATTTTAACGCCGCCGGCCGGCTTCGGTGTCAGTTATTGCCGGACCCATGGCTGGGTGAGTCCTTGAATTTGAGCAAAGAGGAAGCCCGGCGCCAACTCGGATTGCCCGATGATAAGACCATCTATCTTCACTTAGGTGGGCATTACACACGAAAAGGTCTGGGGGATGCGGTTGAAGTCTGGGAAAGCGGGGAATTGCCGCCTTCCGCCTATTTGCTCCGAGCCGGTGTGACTCGTGATTCCTATCTCCAGCGCTTGCAGGATCTGGAAGCGCGTGGTGTGGCCGGCTTGATCAACCGCTTTTTAACAGATGAGGAATTGAACCTCTATCTTTGTGCTGCGGACTGGATCCTCTTGCCATATCGCGATCATTTGGGGTCTTCCGGATTGCTCTGCGGCGCTGCCGCCATGGGGCGACCGGTCATCTGCAGCTTTGCGGGTGTGTTGGGGACGACTGTGAAGGAGAACGGCTTGGGGCTGTTGTTCCGCCATAAATCGGTTCCGGACCTGAAACGTGTGGTTCAGGAGTCGATGGAGCTGGATCCTGACAGTTTTCAGGCAGGTCTTCAGGCCTACCGAAATGAACATTCAGAGGCCAATTTTCACCGATGTGTGCGGGCCGGAGCCGATGCTTAG
- a CDS encoding sulfotransferase family 2 domain-containing protein: MTVISHKYKFIFVKTGKTAGTSVEMALNKICGPEDVCSPLSKWWKKPRPGEESHNPQNAKGFFLPHPFLKRPWRSGRGWRIKGEFREFMHGWKYRSHMSAIEIRARLGKKLWNEYFKFTIDRNPWDKAVSAYYFAQRNKKQEMPFEEWVQRYFPDGTIDFYSINGEIAVDRVLRYENLAAEFRQTLIELGVPNPPELPQAKANFRPDRASYQSVHNEVTKNYVAQACAREIKAFDYQFSE; the protein is encoded by the coding sequence ATGACCGTCATCTCCCACAAGTATAAATTCATCTTTGTCAAAACCGGAAAAACCGCCGGGACCAGCGTGGAGATGGCCCTCAACAAAATCTGTGGACCGGAGGATGTCTGCTCACCTCTCTCGAAGTGGTGGAAAAAACCGCGCCCGGGCGAAGAAAGCCACAATCCACAAAATGCCAAAGGTTTCTTCCTCCCTCACCCCTTCCTAAAGCGCCCTTGGCGATCCGGCCGCGGGTGGCGGATCAAGGGAGAATTCCGCGAATTCATGCACGGCTGGAAATACCGCAGCCACATGTCAGCGATCGAAATCCGTGCACGACTCGGAAAAAAGCTGTGGAACGAATATTTCAAATTCACGATCGACCGGAACCCATGGGACAAAGCGGTCTCCGCCTATTACTTTGCGCAGCGTAACAAAAAACAAGAGATGCCCTTCGAAGAGTGGGTGCAGCGGTATTTCCCGGACGGCACTATCGACTTTTACAGCATCAACGGCGAGATTGCGGTCGACCGCGTCCTTCGCTACGAGAACTTGGCAGCTGAATTCAGGCAAACTCTGATAGAGCTGGGTGTTCCGAACCCGCCCGAACTTCCGCAGGCCAAGGCGAATTTCCGCCCCGACCGCGCGAGCTACCAGTCTGTGCACAACGAGGTCACTAAAAATTATGTGGCTCAAGCCTGTGCCCGGGAGATTAAAGCCTTCGATTACCAGTTTTCCGAATAA
- a CDS encoding YrbL family protein, whose protein sequence is MIELNQTPPFAVGGKRACYLHPERADCCIKVFLPGREPNQQRKADPWWKQLRSARSYDENLRDSREICRAFEKAGDKAAAHFPHCEGFIETDIGLGLCMELITDSDGSIAISAKEYTLRNGITPESLRAVEYLERFLLQYRIQVRDPFPHNIAYRALTNGELQAVVIDGFGCSSVNPINHWVPALEKRQIRKRMARFRKGLKNTLKHRAKSEATAKGMQQ, encoded by the coding sequence ATGATTGAACTGAATCAGACGCCTCCCTTTGCCGTTGGAGGCAAACGCGCCTGCTACCTCCATCCCGAGCGTGCCGACTGTTGCATCAAGGTCTTCCTGCCAGGCAGGGAGCCGAACCAGCAACGCAAGGCGGATCCCTGGTGGAAACAGCTGCGGAGTGCGCGCAGTTATGATGAAAACCTGAGGGACAGCCGCGAGATCTGTCGAGCCTTTGAAAAAGCCGGAGACAAGGCAGCCGCGCACTTTCCCCACTGCGAGGGCTTTATTGAAACCGACATCGGGCTCGGGCTCTGCATGGAGCTCATCACCGACAGCGACGGTAGCATCGCAATCTCAGCCAAAGAATATACGCTACGAAATGGCATCACGCCGGAAAGCCTACGCGCGGTGGAATATCTCGAACGGTTTCTATTGCAATACCGCATCCAAGTCCGCGACCCCTTTCCCCACAATATTGCCTACCGGGCTCTCACCAATGGGGAACTCCAAGCCGTTGTGATTGATGGATTCGGCTGCAGTTCGGTCAATCCGATCAACCACTGGGTACCAGCCCTGGAGAAACGCCAGATCCGCAAGCGCATGGCCCGGTTCCGAAAGGGACTGAAAAACACACTCAAGCACCGGGCAAAATCGGAAGCCACGGCCAAAGGCATGCAACAGTAG
- a CDS encoding sulfotransferase domain-containing protein — protein sequence MPLKSLFARFRKTSPPAVDVLTSHWILSYPKSGRTWLRVMIGRIFTQHFGLSEEQIFDEKTMTVAAGLPPVDFSHDETSNSEGRALQDFTETKGKYAENHVMLLVRDPRDVVVSCFFQATRRKSRYEGDIHDFIRSDTHGIRKIIRYYQIWDANKHLPASFTLLRYEDMHEEPHQSLRNALNFLGAAGVSDSEIADAVEYASFESMKAMEASNSLKNKKLRPGDKNDPESYKVRKGKIGGYVDYLDEADIAYCEQALQEMQCPFGYSE from the coding sequence ATGCCACTGAAAAGCCTCTTTGCTCGCTTCCGGAAGACCTCTCCCCCGGCTGTCGATGTCCTCACCAGCCATTGGATCTTATCCTACCCGAAAAGCGGGCGCACATGGTTGCGCGTGATGATCGGCCGTATTTTCACGCAACACTTCGGCTTGAGTGAAGAGCAGATCTTCGACGAAAAAACAATGACCGTAGCCGCAGGCCTGCCCCCCGTTGATTTTTCCCATGACGAAACCTCAAACTCCGAAGGTCGCGCCTTGCAAGACTTCACCGAGACAAAGGGGAAGTATGCCGAGAACCATGTGATGCTCCTAGTCCGGGACCCCCGGGACGTCGTGGTTTCCTGCTTTTTTCAAGCCACCCGCCGGAAGTCACGTTACGAAGGTGACATTCACGATTTCATCCGGAGCGACACCCATGGCATCCGAAAAATCATCCGCTACTACCAAATCTGGGATGCGAACAAGCATCTACCGGCCTCTTTCACCCTTCTGCGCTATGAGGACATGCACGAAGAACCCCATCAGTCCCTGCGCAACGCCCTCAATTTTCTCGGCGCAGCCGGCGTGAGCGACTCGGAAATCGCGGACGCCGTGGAATACGCCTCGTTTGAAAGCATGAAGGCGATGGAGGCAAGCAACAGCCTGAAGAACAAGAAACTACGGCCAGGCGACAAAAACGACCCCGAATCCTACAAGGTGCGCAAAGGCAAGATCGGAGGCTACGTCGATTATCTGGACGAAGCCGATATTGCGTACTGCGAGCAAGCGCTCCAAGAGATGCAATGCCCCTTTGGCTATAGTGAATGA